A genomic region of Procambarus clarkii isolate CNS0578487 chromosome 30, FALCON_Pclarkii_2.0, whole genome shotgun sequence contains the following coding sequences:
- the LOC123765582 gene encoding circumsporozoite protein-like: protein MGGNERPWVEVEGHGWDWGIQGGGYRERFQQVAAAAFTCSTSHTLSHHDLITHDKTAATRSLESRDKRKNITENGNIIENGNITENGNITENGNITEHGNITEHGNITENGNITENGNITENGNITENGNITENGNITENGNITENGNITEHGNITEHGNITENGNITENGNIIENGNMRQEAGATVHIKSPDIPYNGSPDIPYNGSPDIPYNGSPDIPYNGSPDIPYNGSPDIPYNGSPDIPYNAPDIPYNGSPDIPYNASPNIPYNGSPDIPYNTSPLEAANSSSEHQEAANSSSERQELANSSSERQKAANSSSEHQEAANSSSEHQEAANSSSEHQEAANSSSEHQEAANSSSAHQEAANSSSEHQEAANSSSEHQEAANSSSEHQEAANSSSEHQEAANSSSEHQEAANSSSEHQEAANSSSEHQEAANSRIRTSGGSKHSSLVSRGD, encoded by the exons ATGGGTGGGAATGAGAGACCATGGGTGGAGGTGGAAGGCCATGGGTGGGACTGGGGTATCCAGGG TGGAGGCTATAGAGAAAGGTTTCAgcaggtggcggcggcggcgttcACTTGCTccacctcacacactctctctcatcatGACCTCATAACACATGACAAGACCGCTGCTACACGCTCATTAGAGAGCCGtgat AAGCGCAAGAACATCACAGAGAACGGGAACATAATAGAGAACGGGAACATCACAGAGAACGGGAACATCACAGAGAACGGGAACATCACAGAGCACGGGAACATCACAGAGCACGGGAACATCACAGAGAACGGGAACATCACAGAGAACGGGAACATCACAGAGAACGGGAACATCACAGAGAACGGGAACATCACAGAGAACGGGAACATCACAGAGAACGGGAACATCACAGAGAACGGGAACATCACAGAGCACGGGAACATCACAGAGCACGGGAACATCACAGAGAACGGGAACATCACAGAGAACGGGAACATCATAGAGAACGGGAACATGAGACAGGAGGCTGGCGCAACAGTCCACATAAAGAG CCCTGATATACCATATAATGGTAGCCCTGATATACCATATAATGGTAGCCCTGATATACCATATAATGGTAGCCCTGATATACCATATAATGGTAGCCCTGATATACCATATAATGGTAGCCCTGATATACCATATAATGGTAGCCCTGATATACCATATAATG CCCCTGATATACCATATAATGGTAGCCCTGATATACCATATAATGCCAGCCCTAATATACCATATAATGGCAGCCCTGATATACCATATAATACCAGCCCCCTG GAGGCAGCAAACAGTAGCAGCGAACACCAAGAGGCAGCAAACAGTAGCAGCGAACGCCAAGAGTTAGCAAACAGTAGCAGTGAACGCCAAAAGGCAGCAAACAGTAGCAGCGAACACCAAGAGGCAGCAAACAGTAGCAGCGAACACCAAGAGGCAGCAAACAGTAGCAGCGAACACCAAGAGGCAGCAAACAGTAGCAGCGAACACCAAGAGGCAGCAAACAGTAGCAGCGCACACCAAGAGGCAGCAAACAGTAGCAGCGAACACCAAGAGGCAGCAAACAGTAGCAGCGAACACCAAGAGGCAGCAAACAGTAGCAGCGAACACCAAGAGGCAGCAAACAGTAGCAGCGAACACCAAGAGGCAGCAAACAGTAGCAGCGAACACCAAGAGGCAGCAAACAGTAGCAGCGAACACCAAGAGGCAGCAAACAGTAGCAGCGAACACCAAGAGGCTGCAAACAGCAGGATACGAACATCAGGAGGGAGCAAACACTCATCTCTTGTCTCTCGTGGAGATTGA